From Streptomyces chrestomyceticus JCM 4735, one genomic window encodes:
- a CDS encoding acyl-CoA dehydrogenase family protein, giving the protein MDLELSADDEEFRCAAREWLTAHVPAVPLPSLETAEGFAAHRAWERELHSGRWSVVSWPEEYGGRGASLVRWLLFEEEYYAARAPGRVSQNGISLLAPTLFEHGTGEQLARVLPAMASGATVWAQAWSEPGAGSDLAALRSAAVRTEGGWLLRGHKTWSSRAAFADRAFGLFRSHPGADRPHHGLTYLMFDLAAPGVTVRPIGRLDGKPAFAELFLDDVFVPDADVIGEPGRGWRVAMSTAGNERGLTLRSPGRFTAAAARLAALWQETADPSDTALRDRVADAVIGARAYRLAAYAGAARLAAGGAPGAAGGAPGAEASLTKVFWSELDIALHETALDLLGPYGELAADAAEAPDHGSWADGWIFALAGPVYAGTNEIQRDIIAERLLGLPKGRR; this is encoded by the coding sequence ATGGATCTCGAACTCAGCGCGGACGACGAGGAGTTCCGGTGCGCGGCACGGGAATGGCTGACCGCCCACGTACCCGCCGTACCCCTGCCCTCCCTGGAGACGGCGGAGGGTTTCGCCGCCCACCGCGCGTGGGAGCGCGAACTGCACTCAGGGCGCTGGTCGGTGGTGTCCTGGCCCGAGGAGTACGGCGGGCGCGGCGCCTCTCTGGTCCGCTGGCTGCTCTTCGAGGAGGAGTACTACGCGGCGCGGGCGCCCGGCCGGGTCTCCCAGAACGGCATCAGTCTGCTCGCTCCCACCCTTTTCGAGCACGGTACGGGCGAGCAGCTTGCGCGTGTGCTGCCCGCGATGGCGAGTGGCGCGACCGTCTGGGCACAGGCGTGGTCCGAGCCCGGCGCCGGTTCCGATCTCGCCGCGCTGCGGTCGGCCGCCGTACGGACCGAGGGCGGCTGGCTGCTGCGCGGGCACAAGACCTGGTCCTCCCGGGCGGCCTTCGCGGACCGGGCCTTCGGGCTGTTCCGCAGCCACCCCGGCGCGGACCGGCCGCACCACGGGCTCACGTATCTGATGTTCGACCTGGCCGCGCCGGGCGTGACGGTGCGGCCGATCGGCCGTCTCGACGGGAAACCGGCCTTCGCCGAGCTGTTCCTGGACGACGTGTTCGTGCCGGACGCCGACGTGATCGGCGAGCCGGGCCGGGGCTGGCGGGTCGCGATGAGCACGGCGGGCAACGAGCGAGGGCTGACGCTGCGCAGCCCGGGGCGCTTCACGGCCGCCGCCGCCCGCCTCGCCGCCCTGTGGCAAGAGACCGCCGACCCGTCCGACACCGCACTGCGCGACCGGGTCGCCGACGCGGTCATCGGCGCCCGCGCCTACCGGCTGGCCGCCTACGCCGGTGCCGCACGGCTCGCGGCGGGCGGCGCGCCAGGGGCGGCGGGCGGCGCTCCGGGCGCCGAGGCCAGTCTCACCAAGGTCTTCTGGTCCGAGCTGGACATCGCCCTGCACGAGACGGCGCTCGACCTCCTCGGCCCGTACGGCGAGCTGGCCGCCGACGCCGCCGAGGCTCCGGACCACGGGAGCTGGGCCGACGGCTGGATCTTCGCGTTGGCCGGTCCGGTCTACGCCGGTACGAACGAGATCCAGCGCGACATCATCGCCGAACGGCTGCTGGGCCTGCCGAAGGGGCGGCGCTGA
- a CDS encoding acyl-CoA dehydrogenase family protein, whose product MRFLLDDEQREFGRTLGRMLAAADTPAAVRAWGAGDRGPGRAVWRRLGEAGVFGLAVPEKYGGSGFLPVELVVAYVEAGRHAVPGPLVETAAAAVLLDRLGDAGLTGGRLPAVTAEDWLPAVAAGDAMVSYADLARGPYALDAEAADATFAVRGDTLWRPGRGGAAQPSVDPARLLSRCAVDGGDVLASGPAVRDAAAYAADTARLLTAAQALGVGRRLLDDTVAYVGQRTQFGVVIGSFQAVKHRLADVLVALEFAGPLVLGAAVELAGGTADDGEGPAGAGTGIAMAKVAAGEAAYAAARAALQLHGALGYTDELDLSLWIRKARALRGAWGTPAECRARVLASPAPGR is encoded by the coding sequence ATGCGGTTCCTTCTGGACGACGAGCAGCGGGAGTTCGGCCGGACGCTCGGCCGGATGCTGGCGGCGGCGGACACCCCGGCCGCCGTACGGGCCTGGGGCGCCGGGGACCGCGGCCCCGGGCGCGCGGTGTGGCGGCGGCTCGGGGAGGCCGGGGTGTTCGGGCTGGCCGTACCGGAGAAGTACGGGGGCTCGGGGTTCCTGCCGGTCGAACTGGTCGTGGCGTACGTCGAGGCGGGGCGGCACGCCGTCCCGGGGCCACTGGTGGAGACGGCCGCGGCGGCCGTACTGCTCGACCGGCTCGGCGACGCGGGCTTGACCGGGGGCCGGCTGCCCGCCGTCACGGCCGAGGACTGGCTGCCTGCCGTGGCGGCCGGGGACGCGATGGTGTCGTACGCGGATCTGGCGCGCGGGCCGTACGCCCTCGACGCGGAGGCCGCCGACGCCACCTTCGCCGTGCGCGGCGACACACTGTGGCGGCCCGGCAGGGGCGGAGCGGCCCAGCCGTCGGTCGATCCGGCCCGGCTGCTGTCCCGGTGCGCGGTGGACGGCGGAGACGTCCTGGCGAGCGGACCGGCCGTGCGGGACGCCGCCGCGTACGCGGCGGACACCGCGCGGCTGCTCACCGCGGCGCAGGCGCTCGGCGTCGGCCGGCGGCTGCTGGACGACACCGTGGCGTACGTCGGGCAGCGCACCCAGTTCGGTGTCGTGATCGGCTCGTTCCAGGCGGTGAAGCACCGGCTGGCGGATGTGCTGGTGGCACTGGAGTTCGCCGGGCCGCTGGTCCTCGGGGCCGCGGTGGAGCTCGCGGGCGGGACGGCGGACGACGGCGAGGGCCCGGCCGGAGCGGGCACCGGCATCGCGATGGCAAAGGTGGCCGCGGGCGAGGCCGCCTATGCCGCGGCGCGGGCCGCACTCCAGTTGCACGGTGCCTTGGGCTACACCGACGAGCTGGACCTTTCCTTGTGGATACGTAAGGCGCGGGCGCTGCGTGGCGCCTGGGGCACGCCCGCGGAGTGCCGGGCGCGGGTGCTCGCCTCCCCCGCGCCGGGCCGGTGA
- a CDS encoding FUSC family protein: protein MGKHARPTGKQAAALSGSAGAVRARPLPLRSTVLLRRPVDIWHKPALSAVVALGIPEFILLALGRLDLVLYTSAGAMCTLYAHGLPYAARARTLAWVVLGMVASLGAALTAASLTTSVPLLVLLASLVAAVHKTVCDATRVGPPGNLIFTFISASAFFVPQRIGQVPFYLSLALGAGALAWLVCMAPALLRPRGPERIATARALEAAAALLRTGPEPGDSPAAPDRARHATAAAVNAAWHTLFQVPGRTPAAAADRSGLERLLVRAESALAAKEADEEEAERCTAWARELRRGRALPQVALTGAQAGELAGVAAEHADRERSAGHGRAAGLEPRRPAPGHPHGFRAVLHRLAPGSPLLPIGARVAAGCALAGWGSMAVGVGHPYWAVVTAASIYQANTTLSWQRALQRTIGNLLGLLLFTALLPVIHTGHLAMILLALTFQFCAEASITRNYWLGSVWVTPMALLLTEFGSHLPARTLVTDRWTDTVVGAAVGLACCVLVTNRRAADRIEAALDRVAAAEAAALRLLDGDGDGDPEAERVRPEGARGDDAREIGWARDRLAAGLVELREAVDVSAGEWWQRAVPEERVALAERQGHRTLARLVRRLSAPTLAA from the coding sequence ATGGGGAAACACGCCAGACCGACGGGAAAGCAGGCAGCGGCCCTCTCCGGGAGCGCCGGCGCGGTCCGCGCGCGCCCGCTGCCTCTCAGGAGCACGGTCCTGCTGCGCCGCCCCGTGGACATCTGGCACAAGCCCGCGCTCAGCGCGGTCGTCGCCCTCGGCATCCCCGAGTTCATCCTGCTCGCGCTGGGCCGTCTGGACCTGGTCCTGTACACCTCGGCCGGCGCGATGTGTACCCTGTACGCACACGGCCTGCCGTACGCGGCCCGCGCGCGCACGCTGGCATGGGTGGTGCTCGGCATGGTCGCCAGCCTCGGTGCCGCCCTGACCGCCGCCTCACTCACCACGTCGGTCCCGCTGCTCGTCCTGCTCGCCTCGCTGGTCGCCGCCGTACACAAGACGGTCTGCGACGCGACCCGCGTCGGGCCGCCGGGAAACCTGATCTTCACCTTCATCTCGGCGTCCGCCTTCTTCGTGCCGCAGCGGATCGGCCAGGTGCCCTTCTACCTGTCCCTGGCCCTGGGCGCCGGTGCGCTCGCCTGGCTGGTGTGCATGGCTCCCGCGCTGCTCCGGCCGCGCGGGCCGGAGCGCATCGCCACGGCGCGGGCCCTGGAGGCCGCCGCCGCGCTGCTGCGCACCGGCCCGGAGCCCGGCGACTCCCCCGCCGCACCGGACCGCGCGCGGCACGCCACCGCCGCCGCCGTGAACGCCGCCTGGCACACGCTCTTCCAGGTCCCGGGCCGAACCCCCGCCGCGGCCGCCGACCGTTCGGGGCTGGAGCGGCTGCTCGTACGGGCCGAGTCGGCCCTCGCCGCCAAGGAGGCCGACGAGGAGGAGGCGGAGCGCTGCACGGCGTGGGCGCGCGAGCTGCGCCGAGGCCGGGCGCTGCCGCAGGTCGCGCTCACCGGCGCACAGGCCGGTGAGCTGGCCGGGGTCGCCGCGGAGCACGCGGACCGCGAACGGAGCGCCGGCCACGGACGGGCCGCGGGCCTGGAGCCGCGCCGCCCCGCGCCCGGCCACCCGCACGGCTTCCGCGCCGTGCTCCACCGTCTGGCGCCCGGCTCACCGCTGCTGCCCATCGGCGCGCGGGTGGCCGCCGGCTGCGCGCTGGCGGGCTGGGGCTCGATGGCGGTCGGTGTCGGCCACCCGTACTGGGCCGTGGTCACCGCGGCCTCCATCTACCAGGCCAACACCACCCTCTCGTGGCAGCGGGCCTTGCAGCGCACCATCGGCAACCTCCTCGGGCTGCTGCTCTTCACCGCGCTGCTGCCGGTCATCCACACCGGCCACCTCGCGATGATCCTGCTGGCGCTCACCTTCCAGTTCTGCGCCGAGGCGAGCATCACCCGCAACTACTGGCTCGGCTCGGTCTGGGTCACCCCGATGGCCCTGCTGCTGACCGAGTTCGGCAGCCACCTGCCCGCCCGGACACTGGTCACCGACCGCTGGACCGACACCGTCGTGGGGGCGGCCGTGGGCCTGGCCTGCTGCGTCCTGGTCACCAACCGCCGCGCCGCCGACCGCATCGAAGCGGCACTGGACCGGGTGGCGGCCGCCGAGGCCGCCGCGCTCCGGCTGCTGGACGGCGACGGCGACGGTGATCCGGAGGCGGAACGGGTACGGCCGGAGGGGGCCCGGGGCGACGACGCGCGCGAGATCGGCTGGGCGCGCGACCGCCTGGCCGCCGGCCTGGTCGAGCTGCGGGAAGCGGTGGACGTGTCGGCCGGCGAGTGGTGGCAGCGCGCCGTCCCCGAGGAGCGCGTCGCCCTGGCCGAGCGGCAGGGGCACCGCACGCTGGCCCGGCTCGTCCGCCGGCTGTCCGCTCCGACGCTGGCCGCGTAG
- a CDS encoding MarR family winged helix-turn-helix transcriptional regulator has product MTEDIVAGVLRQWQQVHPGLDTGPMAVIGRLNRCSALLQQAADAPLRREGLTRPEFDILGTLRRMDRELTPGRIARETFASGAAVTKRVRQLETRGLVARRPDERDRRVSHLSLTDEGRAVIDRLLPEQLRYEAGLLEGIDGKRRTELSEGLAELLVLLEGRLGSLLD; this is encoded by the coding sequence GTGACCGAGGACATCGTCGCGGGGGTGCTGCGGCAGTGGCAGCAGGTCCACCCGGGGCTGGACACCGGCCCGATGGCGGTGATCGGGCGCCTCAACCGCTGCTCCGCGCTGCTCCAGCAGGCCGCCGACGCGCCGCTGCGCCGGGAGGGCCTGACCCGTCCGGAGTTCGACATCCTCGGGACGCTGCGGCGGATGGACCGCGAGCTGACGCCGGGCCGGATCGCGCGCGAGACGTTCGCCTCCGGGGCCGCGGTCACCAAGCGGGTACGGCAGTTGGAGACCCGCGGGCTGGTCGCGCGGCGGCCCGACGAGCGGGACCGGCGGGTCTCGCACCTCTCGCTCACCGACGAGGGCCGTGCGGTCATCGACCGGCTGCTGCCCGAGCAACTGCGCTACGAGGCCGGTCTGCTGGAGGGCATCGACGGCAAGCGGCGGACCGAACTGTCCGAGGGGCTGGCCGAGTTGCTGGTCCTGCTGGAGGGGCGGCTCGGAAGCCTGCTGGACTGA
- a CDS encoding class I SAM-dependent methyltransferase: MTSPFDGMAALHERSIDELPFRRHIEMPSVLAAADGVEGRRVLDLGCGSGHYARFFARNGAARVLGVDRSPGMIAHARHREEVEPLGVSYRVLDTATTDALDGAFDVTVAVYAPSCAPTPAALTRLCAAARDTLAPGGRFVAVTLNPDLATVPHYYRPYGFDLTVADAHLRDGDPVGLHGRAEEETFRVTAYYWSREAHERALTEAGFTGIAWQLPRTAAEGSASLFARYLAAPHVVAVSARVP; this comes from the coding sequence ATGACTTCCCCCTTCGACGGTATGGCCGCGCTGCACGAGCGCAGCATCGACGAGCTGCCCTTCCGGCGGCACATCGAAATGCCCTCCGTCCTCGCCGCGGCGGACGGCGTCGAGGGGCGGCGGGTCCTGGACCTGGGCTGCGGCTCGGGGCACTACGCCCGTTTCTTCGCCCGGAACGGGGCGGCCCGGGTGCTCGGTGTCGACCGGTCGCCCGGGATGATCGCGCACGCCCGGCACCGGGAGGAGGTGGAGCCCCTCGGCGTGTCGTACCGCGTTCTCGACACGGCGACCACCGACGCCCTCGACGGGGCGTTCGACGTGACCGTGGCCGTCTACGCGCCGTCCTGCGCCCCCACCCCGGCGGCGCTGACCCGGCTGTGCGCCGCCGCCCGCGACACGCTCGCCCCGGGCGGCCGCTTCGTGGCCGTCACGCTCAATCCGGATCTCGCGACCGTCCCGCACTACTACCGGCCCTACGGCTTCGACCTCACCGTGGCCGACGCCCACCTGCGGGACGGCGACCCCGTCGGGCTGCACGGCCGGGCCGAGGAGGAGACGTTCCGGGTGACCGCCTACTACTGGTCCCGCGAGGCGCACGAACGGGCCCTGACGGAGGCCGGGTTCACCGGCATCGCCTGGCAACTGCCGCGCACCGCCGCCGAGG